The window ACTCGACGGATTGCGCGTTCTAGATATTCTCTGATGCTTTCTTCGTTCACTTCTGGCCCGACCAGCCTGATGGACGGGGGGATGAAGCCATTGAAAGCCTCAGGGACAAGCCCGGCCTCATGGACGACTTCCTTGAGTTTCTGGTATTCATCGTCGGAAATGGGACCGGCAACAGTCCCGACGCTAAACTCCACGAAGTCATAACCCACCCTCTTGAGATGAAGAATCCGCCTTCTGAGTCGGTCAAGCTGCTCCTCAAAAGAGAATTCCGGCGCCTGCCCCGCCTCCTTCGGTTCTCGCTGAGCTCTCGACGCATATGGCCCCAGATTCACGCAGCACCCGAATCTCACGGCCATCCTGCCTCCTCCCTTTCTGGGAAAGGCTCGCTCATATAGCAGCGGCTTTCCCCTATTCCGCCCAGGAAAGCTCTATTTCCCTTCCCGTTCTGGCCGATTCATAGATGGCGAGGATTATCCTTACTGCATCCCTACCCTCTTCGCCCATTATCATAGGCCTTCTGCCTTCTCGAATAGCATTCACCATATCTTGAATCTGGATAAAATGCAGGTTGCTCCCGATTCCTCCTGGGTCGGCACTCCCAGAGGCTCCACCACCTGTGCCATATTGTGAGAGCACTTCCTGCTCTTCCTCCTTTTCCCTTTCGCCCTTGATCCTCCAAGTCACTATTCTATTGTTCGTCATATAGATACTGCCATTTTCACCATGGATCTGGACAGTGGTATCAAGCCCTGGGTATGCGCATGTGGTGCCTATTATTGTTCCCACTGCACCGTTCTTGAAAGTCACCAGGGCCACGCCAAGGTCCTCGGTCTCGATCTTATGCGCGAAGATGCCGGTCTTGGCGAAGACAGATTTCACTGGCCCCATGAACCACTGAAAGAGATCTATGGTGTGGATGGACTGATTCATGAGAGATCCGCCGCCATCCATTGCCCATGTCCCGCGCCAGCCACCGGCATCGTAATACTCTTGGGTCCTGTACCACTTAACCTGCGCATTGCCTGTAATCAACCGGCCCAAACGCCCAGAGGCCACTGTCTCTCTGATCTTCCGATTTGCCGGCGCCATCCTGTTCTGGAATACAGCGCCCAACATCACACCATTCTCTCTGCATGCCCTTATCATGGCGTCGATCCTTTCAAGCTTGATATCGAGAGGCTTTTCGCAGAAAACATGCTTCCCGGCGCTAGCGACATCTATGGCTATATCAGCATGCATTCCGCTTGGCGTGCACACACTCACCACATCTATGTCGTCCCGCTCAAGCATTTTCTTATAGTCAGTATAGGCCTCGCAACCAAGTTCTTCCGCCACAGAATGAAGACGTGCCTCGTCGATATCACATACAGCTACTAATTTACAGTTCTCAGCCTGCGACGCACACTTCGCATGCAGTTTACCGATTCCCAATCCTATGACAGCATAGCCCACTGTATCAGGCTTCACTCTCGCCATCTTCCGATCACCCCTAAAGATATAGATAGTCTTCCATCGGATGAATGAATGTCGTTGGATACTGGGATCGTGGGGCTTGACATGAATCGCCGAACCCCTCGCAATAGAAGCGAGGGGTCCCATACAGATCTTTTCCCAGCAGACCTATTTCCCCATTGCCCTCAGCCTATCCAGGCATACCTTCACCGCTTCGAGCGGCGGATAAAGGTCGCTCTCGTATTCCACAATATACCATTCCGTATTACCTTGTGTTTCACATAGATGGAAGATTTCGCTCCATGGTACGTCATCCTCGCCGATCATGGTGCGATAACCATTCCGCGGATCGTCCTTTCCGAGTCGCTTGGAATAGGGTTTGAGATGCACGGTCCTTCCTCGGCCAGGATATCGCTTCAAGATCGCCACCAGGTCAGCGCCGCCATATAGCGCATTCCCCATGTCAAGCTGCATTATGACATCCTTCTTGGTGTTGGAAAAGAAAGTATCCCATGGCTCTTCACCATCGAGGGGCTGGAATTCAACATAATGATTGTGATACCCGGTGAACATCCCATGCGGAGCCAGTTTATCAGCCAGACGATTGAAAAAGTCGGCGAGTTTGAGCCAATCAGTGCGCGAGGTGCGTAGGTTTTC is drawn from Bacillota bacterium and contains these coding sequences:
- a CDS encoding Gfo/Idh/MocA family oxidoreductase gives rise to the protein MARVKPDTVGYAVIGLGIGKLHAKCASQAENCKLVAVCDIDEARLHSVAEELGCEAYTDYKKMLERDDIDVVSVCTPSGMHADIAIDVASAGKHVFCEKPLDIKLERIDAMIRACRENGVMLGAVFQNRMAPANRKIRETVASGRLGRLITGNAQVKWYRTQEYYDAGGWRGTWAMDGGGSLMNQSIHTIDLFQWFMGPVKSVFAKTGIFAHKIETEDLGVALVTFKNGAVGTIIGTTCAYPGLDTTVQIHGENGSIYMTNNRIVTWRIKGEREKEEEQEVLSQYGTGGGASGSADPGGIGSNLHFIQIQDMVNAIREGRRPMIMGEEGRDAVRIILAIYESARTGREIELSWAE
- a CDS encoding TIM barrel protein, coding for MARIPIGLELYSVRHDLEKDLRGTLKAVADMGYEGVEFAGYPKHPAEELRALLDELGLTCCGWHTPFELVQDVKLEETIAFNKKLGNRFIIIPGIPENLRTSRTDWLKLADFFNRLADKLAPHGMFTGYHNHYVEFQPLDGEEPWDTFFSNTKKDVIMQLDMGNALYGGADLVAILKRYPGRGRTVHLKPYSKRLGKDDPRNGYRTMIGEDDVPWSEIFHLCETQGNTEWYIVEYESDLYPPLEAVKVCLDRLRAMGK